A segment of the Desulfurococcus mucosus DSM 2162 genome:
TTATGCTTGTCTTCTTTTTCAGGTTTGCAACTGCTTCAACCCCCTCCCTGCTGGAGAGGTGTGCTATGTGTACTCTTGCACCGACATCCAGCCCTATGTATCCAACCCTGTATATTGCGGACGCCTCAGTGCTCCCGGTTCTACTTGAATGGTAGGCGGTGATAGTGTTCTGGGTTGACAGCTTTCTCTCCCAGTAGCCTATTAATGCCTCGTCCTCGGCGTGCACTACTGCAACACCGTTGGCTATGGCTACGTGTTCAAAGGCCTCTGGTAGTGCGTCATCACTTATCTTGAAGGGCCTGCAGGTGAAGAACTTGAAGAGTCTGACACCGCGGCGGGCGAGCTCAGGTATAACCGTGTAGTTCTTCTCGTTTATGAAGCCACCTATGACCCCATAGTTCAGGTAGCTGTTTCTCCTGGCCTCCTCGAGCTTCTCCTCGAGAACCCTCTCATTATCCACAATGGTTCTCAGCGGCATGTCGACAACCGTGGTTAAACCCCCGAAGGCGGCTGCAAGGCTCCCGGTCTCCCAGTCCTCGTTCCCCGCGTAGGCTTGATCATAGATGTGGGCATGTATATCTATGCCGCCTGGTACCGTTATCCTCCCGCCGGCGTCGAGAACCTCGTCGGCCTGTGCCTCCCGTTTACCTACATAGGTGATCACGCCGTCCTCCACATATATGTTTGCCTCCACGATGTCGCCTGAGGACAGCGGTATGCCAGCGTTCTTGATCAACAGGGTAGGCAAACTACCACCTCTGCAACCACTAGTTTCATCTAATGATCCAATGCTTTTAAAGCAGTGGATTAAAGGGTTGATAGGTGCAGTAAGGGCGGTGAGTATTGGCGCAGGGACGCCGTCGCGTGCTGGAACCCGCTGCTCCAAGCCCTGCGGGGTTACCTGTAGATGGAGGGGGACCCCGTGACGTTGGGCTCGACCGCCACCCATGACCCCATACCGATGGCCCGTGAGGTATGGACGAGGCGGAAGCCCCTGGATATGAGTGAACATGAAGAGATGAAGATGATTATCTAGGGGCAAACAGCGAACGGACGCTATGCAATAAATATTGAGGGCTTCAGGGGCAGCGCTCTCTCAGCTTTCGGAATCCCCTTGCTCCTCGCTTCATCCTCCCAGAGCACTTCCACCTCGACGCCGAATCTACGTGAATAGTATGGTGCCATGTACTTGTAGATACTGTACTCGAGCTGGCTTGCAACGTTCTTCACCTGCTCGTTTGGATGCTTCTTGAAGTAGTTGTAGACCTCTACGATCTCTGCCTCCCTACCCCTCAACCCGTAGGTGGTTCTCATGGAGTCAACGACCTCCTTCAGGGATCCCCCCTTCAACGCTTCAAGGGCTACTTTCCTCTTCCACTCCGGTGCGACAATAATGTATATTCTTGAAGGAGTCTTCTTCAGTAGGCTGACCACCTCCCTTATATCCTCCTGCAGCATGATAGCGTTGTCCACGGCCGCGTCTACCTCAGGGTTCACGGGTTCCCTTGGAGACGGCCAGGAGCTGAGTGAGAGGAAGCCCTTGCCGCCCATTAACTCATGTATCTCCTCTGTTATGTGCGGTATCACCGGGTTTAACACTGTGATCCAGTCTCTTAACACCTGTTTAACGCCGCAGATATACTTCTCACCCGCAATATCCCTGTACTTGTCGACCAGGGAGAGCACGTTGAAGAGCGAGTTCTGCACGTATTCACGTATCTCCATGTGCTCAATGCTCTCTGATGCAGCCTTCACAAGCTGGTTGAAGCGGTCTATGAACCATGTGGAAACCGGGTCGTCTAGTCCAGTGTTCCTGCACTCAGTGCTTAAAGCCGTTTTAGCGAGCTCCACAAGCCTCCTAAGCGAGTCCGCTACCACTGCGACGTCTCTCTCCCTCCAGTCTAGCACGCTGTCTAGGCTGGCCGCCCACGATATGTATAGGCGGAAGAGATCCGCTGAGTAGAGTCTAGCTATATCTCTTAAAGGTATCACGTTGCCCTTGCTCTTAGACATCTTGGCGCCTTCACGTATAACCGTCTCATTCAGGGTTATCATCCTGGGCCAGTGTTCACGGGGGAAGATGACTGCGTGATGTATTATGTAGAAGGATAAGTGGTTGCTTATATGGGGTATGGATGTATGCCTGTGGTCTACAGGGTACCAGTAGGTGAACTCAGACCTCATCTCTTCAAGCACTCTTAGAGGTATCCCGGTTCTCGCCGATACCTCGACTGGGTCGCCTAAGCCGAGGAACACGTAGTCGAAGACCTCCGGGGTCAACTGCTCTGGTTTCACCCCGTTCTCCCTGATCTTATGGACCACCGTGTAGAACGCCATGTATATTGTTGAGTCACTGAGGCTCTCGATAATCCACTCGGGCGACCATGGGAGAGGAGTGCCTATACCCCTCTTCCTGGCACAAGGCCTCTTGTCAAGCCATTCAAGTGTGTCTAGGAAGGCTTTCCTATACTTCTCCGGGATCACCGTGAGCTCTCTCTCAATATACTCCCTCACCTTCTCCTTAACCTCTTTGACCCCGTAGTCGAGGAACCACTGCCCCTTTATCTTGGCCACTATGATCTCACCGCCCGCCCTGCACCTGGCCTTCCTGTTCAACTCGTAGAACGTGAAGGCCTGCCCAGCTTCGAGAAGCCTTCTTCTCACTATTTCCCTGGCCTCCTTGACTGGGACCCCTTTAAGCACCGGGTCGTCTACAATCATCACGCCGCTATAGTACTGCTCCCTGTACACCTCCCTGGTGACCTCCTCTAGGCGTGCATCTAGTTGACTAGTGATCCCGGCTTTCTCCACGGCTACCTTGGCGTGGTGGTCGCTTAACCCTGGTACCTCTATGATTCTCACCGGCTCCAGGGCGTCGACCACCCCTGGGTCCACACCATACTCCTTCAGCATCTCTCTCCTAGCCTTCAACTCCTGGAGGGCTACATAGTCGTAGGGGGCGTCGCTTGGCTCACTGTAAACTATGCCTGTAGCGTTATCGGGATCCACGAACTCGGCTGGAAGCACTATGAGCTCCCTGCCCAGTGGTGAGACAACTCTCCTACCCACCAGCTCCCTTCCCTGCATCTCTGCCACGATCCTGATCTCATCCTCCGGGTGCTGGTGGAGGAGCTTCACGTATGCTTTCTCCGATACTATGATCCTCTCCCCTCTCCAGAGTAGCTCGAGGTATTTCGCGGCAGGGTTCACCCATATGTTGATGGCGCCATAGATTGTTTCAGGCCTTAGTGTTGCTGCAGCGAGGTAGGCGTTTCTCTCCCTGTCATGGAACTTCACGGCCGTGTATTCGAGTACCTCCACCGGGTTCACGTCGGCGTCCTGTATGTCGTCCTCTCCCTCAGGCTGCTTGTGGAGGAGGCAGTATGTCACCACGTGGTCTCCCGTGGTGATCAAGCCTTTCTCCCTGAGCTTCATGAACTGCCATGTCACAAACCTGTTGTATATTGGTTCACCGGTGTGGAACCTCCTCCTCCAGTCTATGCTGTAGCCTAGGGCGTCGAAGTCCGACTGTATTCTCTCAGCGAAGAAGACTGCGAGGTTCAACGGGTTCTTAAATGACTCCAGTATCTCGTTAACCCTTGACTCATCGTCCACGTAGTACTTTATGTAGGATTTATACATGTTGACCACGCGTTCCTCGCCGCGTGCAATCATCTCTGAAACAGCTAGCACCGGTGTACCGGTTATGTGGAAGGCCA
Coding sequences within it:
- a CDS encoding dihydroorotase — its product is MPTLLIKNAGIPLSSGDIVEANIYVEDGVITYVGKREAQADEVLDAGGRITVPGGIDIHAHIYDQAYAGNEDWETGSLAAAFGGLTTVVDMPLRTIVDNERVLEEKLEEARRNSYLNYGVIGGFINEKNYTVIPELARRGVRLFKFFTCRPFKISDDALPEAFEHVAIANGVAVVHAEDEALIGYWERKLSTQNTITAYHSSRTGSTEASAIYRVGYIGLDVGARVHIAHLSSREGVEAVANLKKKTSITSEVTPHHLFFTREDSARFGAYLKVAPTLKSIEDRDALWRGLEAGVIDAYVSDNAPAPRSMKEVNVWEAWGGVPNLEVMMPFLFTYGVLQRRLSLARFIEVTARNPARILGVYPLKGELAVGSHADIVVLETGSPRKITASTHHHKVDWTPWEGMELYGHPYHLIVNGSVLIEGRELVGKKGLGIYIGELKPRRR
- the leuS gene encoding leucine--tRNA ligase, with the protein product MSAEGFLEWLRSIEAKWQARWRESRVFQADPVPGKPKYFITVPYPYSNAPLHIGHGRTYTMGDIVARYKRLKGFNVLYPMAFHITGTPVLAVSEMIARGEERVVNMYKSYIKYYVDDESRVNEILESFKNPLNLAVFFAERIQSDFDALGYSIDWRRRFHTGEPIYNRFVTWQFMKLREKGLITTGDHVVTYCLLHKQPEGEDDIQDADVNPVEVLEYTAVKFHDRERNAYLAAATLRPETIYGAINIWVNPAAKYLELLWRGERIIVSEKAYVKLLHQHPEDEIRIVAEMQGRELVGRRVVSPLGRELIVLPAEFVDPDNATGIVYSEPSDAPYDYVALQELKARREMLKEYGVDPGVVDALEPVRIIEVPGLSDHHAKVAVEKAGITSQLDARLEEVTREVYREQYYSGVMIVDDPVLKGVPVKEAREIVRRRLLEAGQAFTFYELNRKARCRAGGEIIVAKIKGQWFLDYGVKEVKEKVREYIERELTVIPEKYRKAFLDTLEWLDKRPCARKRGIGTPLPWSPEWIIESLSDSTIYMAFYTVVHKIRENGVKPEQLTPEVFDYVFLGLGDPVEVSARTGIPLRVLEEMRSEFTYWYPVDHRHTSIPHISNHLSFYIIHHAVIFPREHWPRMITLNETVIREGAKMSKSKGNVIPLRDIARLYSADLFRLYISWAASLDSVLDWRERDVAVVADSLRRLVELAKTALSTECRNTGLDDPVSTWFIDRFNQLVKAASESIEHMEIREYVQNSLFNVLSLVDKYRDIAGEKYICGVKQVLRDWITVLNPVIPHITEEIHELMGGKGFLSLSSWPSPREPVNPEVDAAVDNAIMLQEDIREVVSLLKKTPSRIYIIVAPEWKRKVALEALKGGSLKEVVDSMRTTYGLRGREAEIVEVYNYFKKHPNEQVKNVASQLEYSIYKYMAPYYSRRFGVEVEVLWEDEARSKGIPKAERALPLKPSIFIA